The Leifsonia poae region CCCCGGAACCGGTGGCGGCACCGGTGGCGGCACCGGCGGAACTGGCGGCACCGGGGGCACCGGGGGCACCGGATCGTCTGCGGCCGGTACGGGCGACGGACTGTTCCAGCAGGGGCTCGCCAACACGGGCTCCGATCTGGCCCCGGCGTTCGGTCTCGCGGTGCTTGCGCTCCTGGCCGGCCTCGCCGCGGTCGTGCTCTTCGGGCGCCGGCGCGCTTCGCGGGCCTGATGGCGTAGTCGAGCAGAAGAACAACAGGGTGGGGCCGTCCGTCAGGGCGGCCCCACCCGCTGTCTCCCGTCGACCCCACTTTTTGGGGGTAGGGCCGAATCCCATGTAAATACCGGGCGCCCGGTCGTGTCACCCGTACCGGGTGAGACGTCCCCGCGCAGGCCGGTATATCCTCACCGAAAGCAGGTGTTCTACGCAGTGATGACGGTTGTGAGGACGAGCTGGCCGGAAGCGAGTACGACCTTCCCCGGTCCCACACCGACCTCGTGGACCGGCGCCGGCTCCGGCATGTCCTCGATGACGTCGCGGCCCGCGGCGGTGCGGTGGTGACCGTCACGGCCGGGGCCGGGTGGGGGAAGACGACCCTCCTCGAACAGTGGAGTGCGGGTGCGCGACGATCGTATCCCGTCGTCAGCGTCTCGGCCTCCGATCCCGAGGATTCGCACCGTTCGTTCGCCGCAGCGCTCGATCGCGCGTTCCACCGCGATGCCGGGGGAGCCCCGGGCTCGCAGTCGGGACCGTTGGCGATCGTGGTGGACGATGTGCATCTCCTCGAGTCGCACGCCGATCGGGAGACGCTGGAACGATTGGCGGTGTCGCTGGGTCGGCACGAGACGCTCATCCTGTGCGGTCGTTCGCAGCCGCTCAGTGCGAACGTCGTCGCCGCCGGCCGGCGCCTCACCCTTCTCGGATCCTCCGACCTCGCCCTGACCTTCCGGGAGGTCGACGACCTTCTGCGCCTGGCCGGCGTCGCGCTCGATCCGGCCGACCTCGGCGACCTGGTCGGCCACACGCAGGGGTGGGCGTTCTCACTCGCCCTGTTCCGGCACGTCGTCGCCGATGCGGCCGACCCGAGTGCCGAGGTCGCCCGATTCACCCGGGACTCCGGCCTGCTCGCCGACTACCTCGTCGGGGCGCTGCTGGAATCGCTTCCGACCGGAACCCAAAGTGCGCTGCTCGCGCTCGCGGTCGTGGACGAGGTCAGCATCCCGCTCGCCGTCGAGCTCACGGGGATGCCCGACATCGGCACGGTGCTCGAACGTCTCTGCGTCGCGACCTCGCTGCTGCGACGGAGGCCGGGGGCTGCCGACGGCCCGCACTACGACTACATCGATCTGCTGCGCGAGCATCTCGTCGCCGAACTCCGCCGCCGCGACGCGGCGCGGGTGCTGGAACTGCACGAGACCGCCGCAGGGTGGTTCGTCGAGAACGGGGAGTTCCGGCTCGGGCTCGAGCAGGCCGTGCGCGCCGAATCGGTCGAGCTCGTGCATCGGTTGCTGCGGCTGCACGGGCTCGGGCTCGTCTTCAGCGGTGACACCCCGACCGTGCACCAGGCGCTGGCGATGCTCGAGGACCGCGGCATCCTCACCCACACCACCGGAATGCTGGCCGTGCTGCTCAACGCCCCGTACCTGCTCGACTCCGTGCGGATCGACCATTTCGTGCGCCTGGCTGGGGAGGCGATCGAGAGCAACACGGCGACCTCCCGTGTGCTCTACCTGGCCGTGCTCGTCATGCGCGCCCACACCGAGCCCGAGATCCGCGAACGGATGCAGCAGCTCGCCGACACCGTCGCCGAGGCCGGTTCGTCGCCCGACGACTCGGCGAGCGCGGTCAATACTCTCGACGCGAGAATTTTCGCCGAGGCGGCGCGGGCGCTCGGCCTGCTGCGACTCGGCGAACCGGGTGAGTGCGTACAGGTCGCGGTCAGCGCAGCCGGGAGCGCCGACGCCACGGGGCGGCCCTGGCTGACGATGATGCTGCTCGACATCGCCGCCAACGCCGCCGCGCAGCAGGGTGCGTGGGCCTTGCAGCTCTCGCTCGAGAACCGTGTCGCCGCGCACACGCGCGAGGGGGCGACGCCACACGATCTCGTCTCCGCCCACTCCCAGTTCTCCGTCGCCTCAGCCGCGTACCAGGCTTGCGAACCGTATAGTGCCGCCCGGCTCACCGACATCGTGCAGACCGAGTGGCGTTCCCTCGACCCGGGGCTCTCGCTGCCTCCTCGGGTGCTGCAGGTGCTGTTCCAGCTCGACAGCGAACCAAACCCGCGCCCCCTCTACGACGAGATGGAGCGGCTGCTCGGCATCAGCCTGACGAAGCATCCCCGCACTCTCGCCGCCGGCGCCTTCCGGTACATCGACCTCACCCTGCGGTATCGGGGGAGGGCGAGTGCGCGCGAGGCCGTCGGCACACTGAGTGGAGTGCTCGGCGAGGCGGCGTTCGAGGTGCAGCTGGCGAACGCCCAGATCCGGGCCGGGAGCGCCCTGCAGGAGGCGGAGGAGGAGACGCTGCTGGCCGCACTCGTCGGACATCCGTTGGCCTGGCACGGCAGCAGTCTGGTCTTCGGCTGGACCCTGCTGGCCGGATGGGCGGCGGAGTCCGGCCGGGAGGAGCAGACGCTGTCGTGGCTGGGCAACGCCCTCGCGCTGGCCGAACGGATGAACGCCAGGCGGCCGTTCCTCGCCGCAGGAGGAGAAGCCGCTCGCCTCGTCGAAGAACGACTCGGCGCGTTCGGCGCGAGCGAAGGTTTCGCTGCATCGGTCGTGGAGGCCGCCCGGCGGGTGCTGCCCCCCGCCCCGGCGATCACGCTCACCCCGGTGCTTCTCACCCCGCGCGAGCACGACCTGCTGCGCGAGCTGCCCCTGCACCAGAGTGTCATCGACATCGCCCGCAAGCACAGTGTGAGCCCCAACACGGTCAAAACCCACCTGCGCTCCATTTACCAGAAACTCGGTGCCGGCGACCGCTCCTCCGCCGTCGAGAACGCGCGCAAGGTCGGCCTGCTCTAGAGAATCTCACCCCTTTCGGACGATGGCTTCGACTCTCGTGTCGCGACAGCATCGCAAGCACGTTCCTACTGGGGGTTGCGCTTATGTTCGTCGGTCTCGTCCGCCACTCGACTGCTCGTCACCGTGCGGGGGGTGAACATCCCAGGTTCGTCCGGTCTGCCGCGTTCGGAACCGCTCTCGCGCTCGCGCTGGTCGGCACCTCCGCCCTCTCGGCCCAGGCCGCGCCCGGCGACACGTCGAACGCCACAGGCCAGTACCTGAGCGGTTCGCTGCTCGGGCTCGATGCCGGCCTCCTGGTCTCCCTGGGTGGGGAGAGTGCGACGAGCGCGGGCTCCGCCGACCAGACCAAAGCGAACAATCTGAATGTGGGCGTGCTCGGCGCGGTGAACCTCACAGCGCCGGGCGGAATCCAGCTGCCGATCAACCTCGGCAACGTCGGCGTCGTCGAGCAGTACGCCTCGGCGCTGCAGAACGGATCGTCGGTCGGCGCCTCCGGGCTCACGTCCGCCAGTGGCGACATCGGCACGGGAATCACGCCGGCCCCCGGGGTGGCCCCCGGCCCGCTGAGCCTGAATCTCGCGCAAGCGGTCGGCTCCCTCGGGTTGCCGCCGGCCACGATCAACCAGATCGCCCAGCTCAGCCTCTCCGCCGGTGTCTTGGCCGCGCGGGCGGCGCAGACCGCTCCCGGAGTGCCTGCCGGATCCTATTCGCTCGCTAATGTCGGGCTCTCGTTCCAGAGCCCGACCCTCGCCGGGCTGACCACGGCCATCAACAACCAGGTGACGACCGTGCAGAACACGGTCAACGCGCTCGCCGGCCCGAGCGGGACCATCGCCGGTGCGCTGAACCTCCTGAACCTCGGCGGCCTCACGAGCACGACCGTGTCGGTGTCGGCCAACGATCTTCATGCCGCCGTGGCGCCATTGCTCGCCGGGCCGATCACCAGCGCGGCGTACCCGGGCGTCAGTATCGATCTGTCCACCGGAACGGTGACGATCGATCTCTCCGCCCTGACCGCGCTCGAAGGTCTCGGCGCGAACACCGATCTCCTGACCGACGCCGTCATCACGGCGATCGGCACCCGGATCTCGGGTGTCGTAGGCTCGCTGCTCACCCAGGTGCAGAACACGCTCACCTCTGTGACGAACGCGATCACAGTCTCGGCCACGACGCAAGTGCTCGGCTTGTCTGTGCTGACCATCAACGAGACGATCGCCCAGCTTCTCGCCGGCAACACCTCCGGCATCACCCTGCTCGGTGTCGGTCTGGGACTCCCCGGTGGCCTCACGACGGT contains the following coding sequences:
- a CDS encoding helix-turn-helix transcriptional regulator translates to MDRRRLRHVLDDVAARGGAVVTVTAGAGWGKTTLLEQWSAGARRSYPVVSVSASDPEDSHRSFAAALDRAFHRDAGGAPGSQSGPLAIVVDDVHLLESHADRETLERLAVSLGRHETLILCGRSQPLSANVVAAGRRLTLLGSSDLALTFREVDDLLRLAGVALDPADLGDLVGHTQGWAFSLALFRHVVADAADPSAEVARFTRDSGLLADYLVGALLESLPTGTQSALLALAVVDEVSIPLAVELTGMPDIGTVLERLCVATSLLRRRPGAADGPHYDYIDLLREHLVAELRRRDAARVLELHETAAGWFVENGEFRLGLEQAVRAESVELVHRLLRLHGLGLVFSGDTPTVHQALAMLEDRGILTHTTGMLAVLLNAPYLLDSVRIDHFVRLAGEAIESNTATSRVLYLAVLVMRAHTEPEIRERMQQLADTVAEAGSSPDDSASAVNTLDARIFAEAARALGLLRLGEPGECVQVAVSAAGSADATGRPWLTMMLLDIAANAAAQQGAWALQLSLENRVAAHTREGATPHDLVSAHSQFSVASAAYQACEPYSAARLTDIVQTEWRSLDPGLSLPPRVLQVLFQLDSEPNPRPLYDEMERLLGISLTKHPRTLAAGAFRYIDLTLRYRGRASAREAVGTLSGVLGEAAFEVQLANAQIRAGSALQEAEEETLLAALVGHPLAWHGSSLVFGWTLLAGWAAESGREEQTLSWLGNALALAERMNARRPFLAAGGEAARLVEERLGAFGASEGFAASVVEAARRVLPPAPAITLTPVLLTPREHDLLRELPLHQSVIDIARKHSVSPNTVKTHLRSIYQKLGAGDRSSAVENARKVGLL